From the Hevea brasiliensis isolate MT/VB/25A 57/8 chromosome 15, ASM3005281v1, whole genome shotgun sequence genome, one window contains:
- the LOC131173909 gene encoding uncharacterized protein LOC131173909 yields the protein MEFGSKASINWNLEWPTSDTVQLVQGMITAVIEFHYKNGIHGYLHNHKNFLLKFGMKCYLGAHVRDIIKVFIVHDDKSEKKNSDFKEKSKNADVTELASMICYTILGKEIQELPSDWINLIDSVNMLYMTSRYKTVIPVEFVKNHPALWPWRRRFMFYEECWVQATHWTTVTHISKGQKYYIWRWVEDIASSIKFVDWSSNIPVDTPMRRLFNDMRGRSRLKTDNGYDLLHFLRVFHHHYCDRDKSQNLIVHQTDSKNYEEDEFIEIVTTQCFPLFLVTMYKTLCTYDLFF from the coding sequence ATGGAATTTGGATCTAAAGCATCTATTAATTGGAACTTAGAATGGCCCACATCAGATACGGTGCAATTGGTGCAGGGCATGATAACAGCTGTCATAGAATTTCATTATAAGAATGGAATTCACGGTTATCTTCATAATCATAAGAACTTTTTGTTGAAATTTGGAATGAAGTGCTATTTAGGTGCACATGTGAGAGACATCATTAAAGTTTTTATTGTGCATGATGATAAGTCAGAGAAAAAGAATAGTGATTTCaaagagaaatcgaaaaatgctgATGTGACTGAGTTAGCTAGCATGATTTGTTATACCATACTTGGTAAAGAGATACAAGAGTTACCTTCTGATTGGATTAACCTAATTGACAGCGTTAATATGTTATACATGACTAGTAGATATAAAACTGTTATTCCAGTGGAATTCGTGAAGAATCATCCAGCATTGTGGCCATGGCGAAGGAGATTCATGTTTTATGAGGAATGTTGGGTTCAAGCTACACATTGGACGACTGTCACGCACATATCTAAAGGACAAAAATATTACATCTGGAGGTGGGTTGAAGATATTGCATCAAGTATCAAATTTGTTGATTGGTCTTCTAATATTCCTGTGGATACACCAATGCGACGACTTTTTAATGATATGCGTGGGCGGTCTAGATTAAAAACAGATAATGGCTATGATCTCCTTCACTTTCTCAGGGTTTTTCATCATCACTACTGTGATAGAGATAAGTCGCAAAATCTCATTGTACATCAAACTGATAGCAAGAATTATGAGGAGGACGAATTTATCGAAATTGTAACAACACAGTGTTTTCCATTGTTTTTGGTGACCATGTACAAAACATTATGCAcatatgatttatttttttag